TAGTGGAGCGTGCGGCTGCCATCGAAGTTGTCGAAAGTCTTGCTGTAAACGTCGCGCTCTTCGAGGAGCTCGCTGCGCTCCCCATCAGCCCAGGTCCAGGCCGGCGCCAAAACGGTCATCACGGTTGCCATAAGCCACCCGCTCAGCCGGAATTGAAAATTGGTCATGATTCCCTCCTTCGGTGTCGCAGGCGCCGGAACTGGCGGCGACGGCTGGGAGAGAGAGCAAGCCTTCTGCCAAGCTGCGAAGGAATCTGGGAATCCCCTCGGAGCCTTTCGAATCAATGCCTTACCCGAGGAACGAGAAACCGCTTGGAAGACACATCGGGGACCTGCGTCTCACTTTCGAGAGACGAGATTCTCGCCTTCGAGAGTGGAGCCCGTCGCGCCCGGCTTCTCGCAACGAGCCGGCGAGCCAGCGATCAGAGAGGCTGCGAGCGGAGGAGCCGCCGACCGAGGACGACCGACAGCACCAAAAACAACACGCTCGCCGCCGCCCACCGGATCCAATCTCGAGATTCTGCCGTCTCGGGTATCAGCCAGTACTGCAGAAAGCCGACGAAGGAGTAGAGAAAGCCGTAGGTCACGGCGATCTGAAGGCCCCAGAAAAAGGCTTGAGATCTCTTGCTGCTCATCCGAAGGCTCGAGGTCTGTGGAGACCCGCAGCTTAGCAGGCACCGAAGACCCAGCCGCCTTCCTTGTGAACGAGTCGAACCTGGCGAGAGGGCTCCCACCCCCACCATCGACAGGGGCGATACCGGCGCAAAGAACGAGCCAAGTCTGGCCCTCTTCCAGTGCCCGATCGCCGTTTCCTTCTCTAGGGTTTCGACAGTTCTCAGCAAGCACCCGAACGGCGCCTTCGACGGCTCGGTCGAGCCGCATCCGGCGCCGAACTTGAAGGAGATTTCCCATGTCGAACAAGCTCAACGCCCTCTTCGCCGTCGGCTGGCTGACCTGTGGCCTGCTGGCAATCTCGCCGCTGGCCGCCGACGACGGCGCCATCCAGGTGCGAGACATCGCTCCCGGCAGCAGCGACTCCGTCCCTCAGAACTTCTTTCCCTTCGGCGACCGCATGCTCTTCGCCGCCACCGATCGTGGCGACGTCGGTCTCGAGCTGTGGAGCAGCGATGGCACCGAAGACGGCACCTTCCTGGTCAAAGAGATCTTCCCCGGGGTCTTCGGCGGCGTGCCTCAGAAGTTCAACGCCCTCGGCGAGACGGTGATCTTCGTCGCCAATGACGGCGTGCACGGCGTCGAGCTGTGGCGCACCGACGGTGACGAGGATTCCACCGAGCTGATCCTGGATATCGAGCCGGGGCCCAACGACTCGCTGCCGGACGACTTCGTCGCTTTCGGCGACCACTTCTTCTTCACCGCCGACACCGGAGCCCACGGTCGCGAGCTGTGGATCACCGACGGCACCGAAGACGGCACCCGCCTGGTCAAGGACATCCGACGCGGCAGCACGAGCTCTGAGCCGCGAGACTTCACGCCCTTCGGCGACCATCTGATCTTCACCGCCGACGACGGCGATGCCGGCCGCGAGCTGTGGATCACCGACGGCACCGAGCGCGGCACCGAGATCCTCGCCGACATCGACCCCGGGCGCTCCGGTTCCGATCCGCAACAGCTCACTCGCTTCTTCGATCAGGTGGTGTTCGTCGCCAATGACGGCGATCACGGACTCGAGCCGTGGATCACCGACGGCACCGAGCGCGGCACCGAGATCCTCGCCGACATCGACCCCGGGCGCTCCGGTTCCGATCCGGAGCAGCTCACTGCCTTCGGCGAGCTGCTGGTGTTCAGCGCCGACGACGGCGATTTCGGCCGCGAGCCCTGGATCACCGACGGCAGCGAGCGCGGTACCGAAATCCTCGCCGACGTGCACCCGGATAACTTCAGCTCCGATCCCGAGCAGTTCCGAGTCCTCGGCGACGGCACCCTGCTGTTCGTCGCCGACAACCGCGTCAACGGCGCCGAGCTGTGGCGCAGCGACGGCAGCGAGCGCGGCACCGAGATCGTCGCCGACATCGACCCCGGCGCCGGCGATGCCCGGATCAGCAACCTCACCACCTTCGGCGACTTCGCTCTCTTTCGTGCCCGCTCCGAGGGCATCGTGCTGCAGCTCTGGATCACCGATGGCAGCGAGCGCGGCACCGAGCTGCGGGTCGACGAAGACCGCCGCCCCGTCATCCCCGTGATCGACCCTGACGGCCGCCTGTTCACGGCGGTCGACGACGCGATCTTCTTCGCCGCCCAGGACAGCGCCCACGGCATCGAGCTGTGGCGCACCGATGGCACCGAGGACGGCACCGTCCTGGCGGCGGACATCAACCCGCGGGGCGATTCCGTGCCGACCCAGCTCACCGCCCTCGGCCGCCAGCTTCTCTTCACCGCCAACGACGGCGACGAAGGCGTGGAGCTGTTCGCCAAAGCGCCCAACATCTCGGTGGCGAATCTGCGCATCGCCGAGGGTGACGTTGGCGAGACCCTCGCCGAGGTCGAGGTCCGGCTCTCCCATCCCCTCGACGACGAGGTCGTCGCGCGGCTCCGGACCCGCGGCCGCTCGGCCAGCTCGAGCAGCGACTTCCGTAGCCGCACGACCCGCCTGGAGTTCGCCCCCGGCGAGGTGGTCCGAATCCTCGAGGTGCCGATCCGCGGCGACCAGCAGTTCGAAGACGACGAGATCTTCGAGGTCGAGGTCGGCCTCCCCTTG
This genomic interval from Acidobacteriota bacterium contains the following:
- a CDS encoding ELWxxDGT repeat protein, which encodes MSNKLNALFAVGWLTCGLLAISPLAADDGAIQVRDIAPGSSDSVPQNFFPFGDRMLFAATDRGDVGLELWSSDGTEDGTFLVKEIFPGVFGGVPQKFNALGETVIFVANDGVHGVELWRTDGDEDSTELILDIEPGPNDSLPDDFVAFGDHFFFTADTGAHGRELWITDGTEDGTRLVKDIRRGSTSSEPRDFTPFGDHLIFTADDGDAGRELWITDGTERGTEILADIDPGRSGSDPQQLTRFFDQVVFVANDGDHGLEPWITDGTERGTEILADIDPGRSGSDPEQLTAFGELLVFSADDGDFGREPWITDGSERGTEILADVHPDNFSSDPEQFRVLGDGTLLFVADNRVNGAELWRSDGSERGTEIVADIDPGAGDARISNLTTFGDFALFRARSEGIVLQLWITDGSERGTELRVDEDRRPVIPVIDPDGRLFTAVDDAIFFAAQDSAHGIELWRTDGTEDGTVLAADINPRGDSVPTQLTALGRQLLFTANDGDEGVELFAKAPNISVANLRIAEGDVGETLAEVEVRLSHPLDDEVVARLRTRGRSASSSSDFRSRTTRLEFAPGEVVRILEVPIRGDQQFEDDEIFEVEVGLPLIRAFAVAEPGEITIVNDDDPPRLTILDTTIEETDSGRRAVSFRVTLSPPSPQRVRVRATTFDDSATVADRDYIRRTRFVTIPANREEAVFKVFVRGDREVEGDERFGVLLSDPQGAVIAGGEAFCTILDNDVPAP